The following coding sequences are from one Gossypium raimondii isolate GPD5lz chromosome 4, ASM2569854v1, whole genome shotgun sequence window:
- the LOC105780740 gene encoding organelle RRM domain-containing protein 2, mitochondrial, whose translation MALASRLRRVFTVPSTLSSRFAAIRLNSTLTSPKLFISGLSRETTDEQFKEAFNPFGQIVDAKIVRDRATGRSKGFGFVTYTSIEEAEKAREEMNAKFLHGWVIFVDPAKPREFKPTPRSESGPSETGFRTNKTVGWCG comes from the exons ATGGCTTTGGCTTCCAGGCTCCGCCGCGTCTTCACCGTGCCTTCCACTCTTTCTTCTCGGTTCGCTGCGATTCGTCTGAATTCGACTCTCACTTCCCCCAAGCTCTTCATTAGCG GTCTTTCAAGAGAAACAACAGATGAACAGTTTAAAGAGGCATTTAATCCGTTTGGCCAGATTGTTGATG CCAAAATTGTAAGAGATAGAGCCACGGGAAGGTCGAAAGGGTTTGGTTTTGTTACATATACATCCATCGAAGAAGCTGAGAAGGCTAGAGAAGAAATGAATGCTAAGTTTTTGCATGGATGGGTTATTTTTGTAGACCCTGCCAAACCAAGGGAATTCAAACCTACACCTAGATCTGAATCTGGTCCTTCTGAAACAGGTTTTAGAACAAACAAAACTGTTGGATGGTGCGGGTAG
- the LOC105780169 gene encoding uncharacterized protein LOC105780169, translated as MFMFPSFETSSKERSSWFKARQLIAVTVFRKLARTVCIHWCYKRTMLGSREVDDLSDLKQAVLGACLKECVGGDTSGVDDLLEQGHQSKPPQKCLGKRASLSTRVSTPEDDVDEIETSLRWLFSEDLAQSSWSCSASFPTPLKLVSALKGSRQKQGLPTKELTVTWAPDVYDPLPTSVLHTVRGKKQQKSKKNNDKKKKGKKWHKGNNSLRGGGKDNKQFHRGGGSLDKWYNYKPLELHGTVVNNASGNLDGFKVGSTDPYCGTSYLKNSLTRMHYSVAEAL; from the exons ATGTTTATGTTCCCATCGTTTGAAACATCTTCAAAAGAGCGATCGTCGTG GTTTAAAGCTCGTCAACTGATTGCTGTAACCGTCTTTAGAAAG CTAGCTAGGACTGTTTGTATTCATTGGTGTTATAAAAGGACCATGTTGGGTTCCCGAGAGGTAGATGATTTGAGTGACCTTAAACAGGCAGTACTTGGTGCTTGTTTGAAAGAATGTGTTGGGGGTGATACGAGTGGTGTGGACGATTTACTTGAGCAAGGACATCAAAGCAAACCTCCACAGAAGTGTTTAGGCAAGCGTGCCTCATTATCTACTAGAGTCTCTACTCCTGAAGATGATGTTGATGAAATCGAAACTTCATTGAGGTGGCTATTCTCAGAGGATTTGGCGCAGTCATCTTGGTCCTGTTCAGCTTCTTTCCCC ACTCCATTGAAGCTAGTGTCTGCCCTCAAAGGTAGCCGTCAAAAACAGGGATTACCAACTAAGGAGCTGACAGTGACATGGGCCCCTGATGTTTATGATCCTCTTCCAACATCCGTTTTGCACACAGTTAGAGGCAAAAAGCAGCAGAAGTCGAAGAAGAACAAtgataagaagaaaaaaggaaagaaatggcACAAGGGCAACAACTCCTTGCGTGGTGGTGGTAAAGACAACAAACAGTTTCACAGAGGTGGTGGGAGTTTGGATAAGTGGTATAACTACAAACCACTTGAGCTTCATGGCACGGTAGTCAACAATGCCTCAGGCAACCTTGATGGTTTTAAGGTTGGCAGTACAGACCCCTACTGTGGGACTAGTTATCTGAAAAATTCACTCACTAGAATGCACTACTCTGTGGCGGAGGCTTTATGA
- the LOC105779027 gene encoding uncharacterized protein LOC105779027 — MEEEKMNLRLDIEVQKLETEKLRKGKNKTEEELDSLKTDYKKLRLSIRTVELEKTSKQWRAEIREENDKVNRWEQKFQEVQTRNEALEKSLSESQKEKYKLKDRVTELERSLRYSAIELRASLSKIEEMKKRIEELETTLQNCEIRIEYLEVNESRFTPQHVEVYPHKSSITIKPQQFQAGASMPMDFQAGSGSNPGDNLVNPAISDFDETAGKEK; from the exons ATGGAGGAAGAGAAGATGAACCTAAGATTAGACATAGAAGTTCAAAAGCTCGaaactgagaaattaagaaaagggaaaaacaagACTGAGGAGGAGTTGGATAGTTTGAAGacagattataaaaagttacgtCTGTCAATAAGAACTGTCGAGCTGGAAAAAACTTCAAAACAGTGGCGTGCagaaattcgagaagaaaatgacaAAGTCAATAGATGGGAACAGAAATTCCAAGAGGTTCAGACACGAAATGAGGCTTTAGagaagagtttgtcagaaagccaaaaggaaaaatacAAGTTAAAGGACAGGGTGACCGagttggaaagatctcttcgTTACTCTGCAATAGAATTGAgagcaagcttgagcaagattgaggaaatgaagaaaagaatagaagagtTAGAAACGACATTGCAAAACTGTGAGATCCGGATCGAGTACTTGGAAGTAAATGAAAgtc GCTTTACCCCTCAGCATGTTGAGGTATATCCGCACAAATCTTCTATCACCATCAAGCCTCAGCAGTTTCAGGCCGGTGCTTCAATGCCAATGGATTTTCAAgctggatcaggctctaaccccggagacaaccttgttaatcctgctatctCTGACTTCGATGAAACagctggaaaagaaaaataa
- the LOC105779026 gene encoding uncharacterized protein LOC105779026, whose protein sequence is MARWQILLFEFDIVYVNQKTIKGSAIADFLASRALEDYEPLDFDFPNEDLMCVANAEEDSQEYHSWRLNFDGASNIVGNGIGAIIVSPNGDHPFTSKLDFDCTNSMAEYEACIMGIRTAIERKIKILEVYGDSTLVIYQLKGEWETRDPKLIRYQRLVLELIEEFDNITFCYLPREENQMVDALATLASMIKLNKLEDMKLIQISVYETPAHCYSIEEVENDNRPWYQDILLYVKNREYPN, encoded by the coding sequence atggctagatggcaaattttactcttcgaGTTTGATATAGTATATGTAAATCAAAAGACCAtcaaagggagtgcaatagcagatttcttggctagtAGAGCTTTAGAAGATTATGAACCTTTGgactttgatttcccaaatgaagacCTGATGTGTGTGGCAAATGCTGAAGAGGATTCTCAAGAATATCATTCTTGGAGGTTAAACTTTGACGGAGCTTCGAATATAGTAGGTAATGGGATTGGGGCAATCATTGTATCTCCAAATGGAGatcatcctttcaccagtaaattggactttgattgcacCAATAGCATGGCTGAATATGAAGCTTGTATCATGGGCATCCGGACAGCCATAGAGCGAAAAATTAAGATACTAGAAGTATATGGGGACTCgacattggtaatataccagctaaaaggggaatgggaaacgagagaCCCAAAGTTAATTCGTTATCAGAGATTGGTCCTGGAATTGATTGAAGAGTTTGACAATATTACTttttgttatctcccacgagaagaaaatcagatggtAGATGCTCTGGCTACACTAGCCTCcatgattaaattgaacaaattagaGGACATGAAGCTCATTCAAATTAGTGTTTATGAGACCCCAGCTCACTGCTACAGTATTGAAGAAGTGGAAAATGATAATCGtccctggtaccaagatatattgctatatgtgaagaatcgcgaaTATCCTAATtag
- the LOC105768227 gene encoding histone H2B: MAPKAEKKPAEKKPVAEKAPASAEKRPKAEKKISKDSGDKKKKKIKKSTETYKIYIFKVLKQVHPDIGISSKAMGIMNSFINDIFEKLAQESSRLARYNKKPTIASREIQTAVKLVLPGELAKHAVSEGTKAVTKFTSS; the protein is encoded by the coding sequence ATGGCGCCGAAAGCTGAGAAGAAGCCCGCCGAGAAAAAGCCAGTAGCGGAGAAAGCCCCAGCGTCGGCAGAGAAGAGGCCGAAGGCTGAGAAAAAGATCTCTAAAGATAGCGGagataagaagaagaagaagatcaagAAGAGCACCGAGACGTACAAGATTTATATTTTCAAGGTGTTGAAGCAGGTTCACCCTGACATCGGGATCTCGAGCAAAGCCATGGGGATTATGAACAGTTTCATCAACGATATCTTTGAGAAACTGGCTCAGGAGTCTTCTAGATTGGCTAGGTATAACAAGAAGCCGACGATCGCATCGAGGGAGATCCAGACGGCGGTGAAATTGGTTTTGCCTGGTGAACTGGCGAAACACGCCGTCTCTGAAGGAACCAAGGCGGTTACTAAGTTTACAAGTTCTTAG